A region from the Gavia stellata isolate bGavSte3 chromosome 12, bGavSte3.hap2, whole genome shotgun sequence genome encodes:
- the HESX1 gene encoding homeobox expressed in ES cells 1 — protein MLAEGENMASTSLCTANTSASQNLRKVSGFVENKTTQCSFSIESILGLEQKKDGIPAVKPHRPWMDACTNLVLGDDSNPHLQIPVVCYENPSFHANSNPMQEEKVLKCEKYFSVTERLSFKRELSWYRGRRPRTAFTRNQIEVLENVFKINSYPGIDIREDLARKLDLDEDRIQIWFQNRRAKLKRSHRESQFLMVKNTFTSSLLE, from the exons ATGCTGGCTGAAGGTGAAAACATGGCAAGTACATCGCTATGTACTGCTAATACATCAGCGTCTCAGAATCTTCGGAAAGTGTCTGGTTttgtagaaaataaaaccacacagTGCTCATTTTCCATTGAAAGTATTTTGGGACTGGAGCAGAAAAAAGATGGCATTCCAGCTGTGAAACCTCACAGACCATGGATGGATGCATGCACTAACTTGG TTTTAGGTGATGACAGTAATCCCCATCTGCAAATCCCTGTTGTTTGCTATGAAAATCCATCATTTCATGCTAACAGTAATCCAATGCAAGaggaaaaagttttgaaatgtgaaaaatatttttcagtcacTGAAAGACTATCTTTCAAACGCGAATTGAGCTGGTACAGGGGTAGAAGACCAAGAACTGCGTTCACTAGAAACCAG ATTGAAGtcttggaaaatgtttttaaaattaactccTACCCTGGCATTGATATTAGAGAAGACCTAGCTCGCAAATTAGATTTAGATGAAGACAGGATCCAg ATCTGGTTCCAGAACCGTCGTGCAAAGCTGAAAAGATCACACCGAGAATCTCAGTTTCTAATGGTGAAAAATACATTCACCTCCAGCCTGCTAGAATAG
- the APPL1 gene encoding DCC-interacting protein 13-alpha: MPGIDKLPIEETLEDSPQTRSLLGVFEEDAAAISNYINQLFQAMHRIYDAQNELSAATHLTSKLLKEYEKQRFPLGGDDEVMTSTLQQFAKVIDELSSCHAVLSTQLADAMMFPITQFKERDLKEILTLKEVFQIASNDHDAAITRYSRLSKRRENEKIKAEVTEDVYTSRKKQHQTMMHYFCALNTLQYKKKIAMLEPLLGYMQAQISFFKMGSENLTEQLEEFLTNIGTSVQNVRREMECEVENMQQTIEDLEVASDPLYLPDPDPTKFPVHRNLTRKAGYLNARNKTGLVSSSWERQFYFTQGGNLMSQARGDVAGGLVMDIDNCSVMAVDCEDRRYCFQITSFDGKKSSILQADSKKDYEEWICTINNISKQIYLSENPEEIAARVNQSALEAVTPSPSFQQRHESMRPAIQSRPPAARTSSTGSLGSESPALSALSLDSLVAPDTPIQFDIISPVSEDLPGQAKSSGQSGRRTNPFGESGGSKSETEDSILHQLFIVRFLGSMEVTSDESPDVVYETMRQILAARAIHNIFRMTESHLLVTCDCLKLIDPQTQVTRLRFPLPNVVLYATHQENKRLFGFVLRTSGGRVESRQTSVCYIFESNNEGEKICDSVGLAKQIAFHAELDRKASEKQKEIDRVKEKQQKELNKQKQIEKDLEEQSRLIAASSRSNQSSGEGQFVVLSSSQSEDSDLGEDGRKKRESEA; the protein is encoded by the exons ATGCCCGGCATCGACAAGCTCCCCATCGAGGAGACGCTGGAAGACAGCCCCCAG aCCCGGTCTTTGCTGGGAGTATTTGAAGAAGATGCTGCTGCAATTTCCAATTACATCAATCAGTTATTTCAAGCCATGCACAGAATATATGATGCACAG aatgaATTAAGTGCAGCAACTCATCTGACTTCAAAGCTTCTGAAGGAATATGAGAAACAG cgTTTTCCACTAGGGGGAGATGATGAAGTTATGACTTCCACTTTACAGCAATTTGCAAAAGTGATAGATGAG CTCAGCTCTTGCCATGCAGTACTTTCAACTCAACTTGCAGATGCAATGATGTTTCCTATCACCCAGTTTAAAGAAAGGGATCTAAAAG AGATATTAACTCTAAAAGAAGTTTTCCAAATTGCAAGCAATG ACCATGATGCTGCCATTACCAGATACAGTCGGTTGtcaaaaagaagggaaaatgaaaag ATCAAGGCTGAAGTTACAGAAGATGTATATACTTCCAGGAAAAAACAGCATCAGACTATGATGCATTATTTCTGTGCATTAAATACTCttcagtacaaaaagaaaattgctaTGCTAGAACCTTTGCTAGGATACATGCAAGCTCAG ataagtttttttaaaatgggttCAGAAAATCTTACTGAGCAATTGGAAGAATTTTTGACCAATATTGGCACAAGTGTACAGAA TGTTCGCAGGGAAATGGAGTGTGAAGTAGAAAACATGCAACAAACTATAGAGGACTTGGAAGTAGCTAGTGATCCACTCTATTTGCCTGATCCTGATCCTACAAAATTTCCTGTTCATAGAAATCTAACACGGAAAGCTGGCTATCTCAATGCAAGAAA taAGACAGGGCTGGTATCTTCCAGTTGGGAGAGACAGTTTTACTTCACTCAAGGTGGAAATCTGATGAGCCAGGCAAGAGGTGATGTAGCTGGGGGACTTGTCATGGATATAGACAATTGTTCTGTAATGGCTGTAGACTGTGAAGACAGACGGTACTGTTTTCAGATAACATCTTTTGATGGCAAAAA GTCTTCAATCTTACAGGCAGACAGTAAAAAAGATTATGAAGAG tggATATGCACCATAAACAACATATCCAAACAGATATATCTAAGTGAAAACCCTGAG GAAATTGCTGCACGTGTAAATCAGTCAGCTCTGGAGGCTGTTACTCCATCTCCTTCCTTTCAGCAGAGGCATGAGAGCATGCGGCCAGCTAT acAATCTCGTCCTCCTGCAGCTCGTACTAGCAGCACAGGGTCACTGGGATCTGAATCGCCAGCTTTATCGGCACTTTCCTTGGATTCGCTTGTTGCCCCTGACACTCCTATACAATTTGACATAATATCTCCAGTTAGCGAAGATCTGCCTGGTCAAGCAAAATCTTCAGGGCAGTCGGGCAG ACGCACAAATCCTTTTGGTGAATCTGGAGGCTCAAAATCTGAAACAGaag ATTCAATTCTTCATCAGTTATTTATTGTAAGATTTCTTGGCTCTATGGAGGTGACGTCTGATGAAAGTCCAGATGTTGTTTATGAAACAATGCGTCAAATACTAGCAGCTCGTGCCATCCATAACATTTTCAGGATGACAGAATCACATTTATTAGTCACTTGTGACTGTTTAAA GTTAATCGATCCACAGACACAAGTTACAAGACTACGA TTTCCTTTGCCCAATGTAGTCCTGTATGCTACGCACCAGGAGAATAAGCGcctttttggatttgtgcttaGAACTTCAGGAGGGAGAGTTGAGAGCCGCCAAACTTCCGTCTGCTATATATTTGAATCAAATAATGAAGGGGAAAAG aTTTGTGACTCTGTTGGACTGGCAAAACAGATAGCTTTTCATGCAGAACTG GATCGAAAAgcatcagaaaagcagaaagaaatagatAGAGTCaaagagaaacaacaaaaagaacTGAATAAGcaaaaacaaattgaaaag GACTTAGAGGAGCAGAGCCGGTTGATAGCTGCTTCCAGCAGATCGAACCAGAGCAGTGGAGAAGGACAATTTGTAGTCCTTAGCAGCAGCCAGTCAGAAGACAGTGATTTAGGAGAAgatggaaggaagaagagagaatcTGAAGCCTAA